In Sphaeramia orbicularis chromosome 5, fSphaOr1.1, whole genome shotgun sequence, the genomic stretch ACAGACACGGGCAGCTGAAATACTACTGTACATCTCATTGGCTGCTGTTTTGCAGGTATTTGGTGACACATCTAATGGGAGCAGACCTCAACAACATTGTCAAGTGTCAGAAGCTGACCGATGACCATGTCCAGTTCCTCATCTACCAGATTCTCAGAGGCTTAAAGGTCAGTGACGTGTCATCTTTAACACCTTACATCTTCTGAAAGTGGTTTAAGTTGAGCATTAAACTCCTCTTTTGTCCTTGCAAACTATTAAATTGGATTTGTAAAAGAATGCTGGTCTGATGTAATTTACCAGCACGATTTTATGTGAATATAAATATTGAAGTTTAATCATCGTGTTCATTTTTTCCTCGCAGTACATACATTCTGCTGATATCATCCACAGAGTAAGTTGTGACCTTGTTTCATTATCTTGAATTCTGATATGTACTGTATTGTTTAATTCttataaatgtcattgtcttgAAGTAGGGATAGTCACAAGGTCCTCTTGACCATGTAAAATGGCATCAAAAAGCCAAAACAATTGCCACATCAGCTTCCACGTATGGTATTCAGGGAAAGAAGCATAATATAATACCCCTCTAAAGTCATGTCTTGACTTTTTCCTCAtatctttttttctcctcagGACCTGAAGCCCAGTAATCTGGCTGTGAATGAAGACTGTGAACTAAAAGTGAGAAAATAGTTGATTCAAAGAACATGTTTGCTGTAAGttacttatttttttcacacacaaaaacatctttGCCCCATCAGATCCTGGACTTTGGTTTGGCCCGACACACAGATGATGAAATGACAGGTTATGTAGCCACCCGGTGGTACCGAGCTCCAGAAATCATGCTCAACTGGATGCACTACAACATGACAGGTACACACCAACGCAATGCAACAGGACATAATGTAAAATTCAATTTCTCTCTAACTGTAAGGCCTCACTGACATAACTGCATTTAAGGATGAAGTGACTCTCAGGGTTCAGGATTcagtttttgtgtcattttgtcgCTTCTTTGAAAAATAACATAATTTCACCAAACAtgtagtttttttctttctattgtgTTTTGAGAGTTCAATACATTATAAATGATGGTAACAATTTTCAACAAAACTGGACAGCTCTtccattttatttgttgttttacatttTCTACATGGTCCAAGTCAGTTACCAcactaaaaacgcactttttcatTGTTGAACAGCATGTGAATGTGTTCTTGGATTGTCAAATAAATTAGGTTTTTTGGCTTTTTGTTCACCAAGAGTTGCAAAGCAGTGTTCATAGTAACCATTTCAAAACCAGATGCATGCAAATGGCAGGTGTAGCATATCTTTCCATgcagtttttgctgcttcttaaTGTCTTTTgagcacattttgaaatgttcATTCTGTTGCATCAGAGAATTGTAACCACAATGCAtcctaaatgtgttaaattgGTTTATATATTGGTCCATGTAATGTAGTTTGTATAGGCCTAGGTAAGCTTCAAAAGTCATACGTATTACACGTGTCCATCAGATGAATGAGCTTCATTGTAAAAGATGCTGAATAATATGTAAACTGAAGTACTCACTGTGCTGCATATTTCCCTTTTACATACAATAGTGGATATCTGGTCAGTGGGCTGCATCATGGCGGAACTACTTACTGGACGGACACTCTTCCCTGGCACAGACCGTATCCTTCCACCACTGTCATTTCCAATGCATAAATGAAATGCTTCTTGGAGTGATCTCATAGGTCTCTGATTGGTATTGAAGCAGTAGTACACGGACGTGACCTGTGCATGTGATTAGATTGCACAATAATTGCATGAGATCTGTTATTCCCTTCAAAGTCTTAAACAGGCTGTTGTTTTGTTGCTACATCAAGCTTACTCAAAGGGATTGCTTAGTATTGACGCTTGTGAGATGAATGTCAGAACAAtcgaggaagtgtgtgtgtgtgtgtgtgtgtgtgatcgtgtgtgtgtgtatgcatgcctGTGATAGGAGTTGGATTTGCCCGTGGTCTATGACTCAGCACTGCCCACTGTTGTCTCCGCCGCTTCTTCACAATACAGTACACCTTCCTGTTTCCCTCCCACAGCACTACTCACACACAGCAGCAGAGCGTTAAGCTGTTTTAGAACCAAAACACACAGCAAGACACTATGTAATTAGGAAGAACACCATGTCAAATGTAGGAAATGGCACATATTACTCAGGTCATGGTGCTTGTTGAGATCAAAAATATGTGTGGACTGTTTTATAATGTGTTTTGTTATGATCAGTCAAGCCATCCACTCCTTCACTGCAtgctctgtgggtgtgtgtgtgcccGCCCACTACATCAACCAACTGGGGTATCAGAGCTATCCATCTGCAAAGCCTAGTAAACACAGATCTCAGTTGCCTAGTTGTCTAGGTTTACCAGGCTGAAAGAAAAGTGATCTTTGTGCACCCATATGTAGGCTGCAGCTGTGTAGAAGTGCATGATTAACATGAAATCTTACTATGCTTATATCACTATCACGATATAAGCATTTGCAGGTTAAATTATGATCCTCTGCTTTATTTTGCCAATTAATCTGAAACTCAACCGTAAGAAGCACACCTACATGAAATGCACTTTAGCATGCTGCTGTTACCCTAGGCACGTCTTTGATTTTAGTATTTTAAGTGTCACTGTATTAAATGGAGGAATATTTAGTTTTACCTGTGCTGAGTTTTCAACCTGCCTACTTAAGGGATAATGTGTTTACTAGCTTTTTGTCCCATATGTTTATCATtactttaaaggtagggtaggagatgttttcctggagcattttttactatactgcttaaaatccccttcacaccctgattgtgACCAATTAATTAAGTGCtctaatacaaaaataaaaaaaattttggtcACCTGttgaacagacaggactgaaaaaacaccatccaatcagtttaaccggcccatcaaaatggttgaatggtgatatgtctatcaaactcaactgccatttgtctcttccccctcccccctctgtgcgtacccctctttgtgcacgaatcgtgcattctcagaagcttagagcacttgtacaggaaatgaagccagagcttggctatattaggatGTAAGGTTCACTggcaagctgttttgtcactaacataaatcactagggaatgtaacgttcGCCAGCTAGATATTAATTGGGGCTGCTCTGCTaacaaacataatagtgaaatccacagattacagcgttcaaagcaaactttagtgggctgctagcctggCATCAGTCTTACttcaatcagctgttcttactaccGGAGGGGTTGATGCTgcgcagcgctcgtgaaccctcaggaacaagcattgtgcattCCAGTAtgctggaggtgtggcttcagagggaagtctgaagaaaggggtttggacttttgaattgtgtattttcaaaatgtaggttgttcaaaccatttttccaggatcttctaccccacctttaacgtTACTTATGAACAAATATACAGCTATTTGATTAATAAGTTGGAAGGCAACAATTAGTGACTATATTGATGATTGATTaaccatttttatgtttttcctcaGCAAAAGGGTTTTGGTGTCTGTAGCTTTTAAATGAAATGTGAAGATTTAATGTTCTTTCTGATTCCTATTTGTAAACGGAATACTTTGTACTTTTCTCCTGTTGTTGGTCAAACAAAGAATGACATTTTAACTACGTCACCTTGGACTGAAGGGGAAAATAACCAGATTGTTGTACCTGTCACCCGTCTCGTCTGTCCCAACACCCTCCATCCCTCCTGTTTTCCTTTATGTGAGTGTGGTAGACATTGATCAGTTGAAGCTTATAATGATGCTCGTCGGAACCCCAGGGCCCGAGCTCTTGATGAAAATTTCTTCAGAGTCTGTGAGTGTCAAACACAACCCTGcctgcttgtgtttgtgttgccTCTCTGCTGCCCTGGCAAGAGTTGGACAGTCTGTTTTTCTACTTTTATTGTTAATTCTACATCTAAACTGCACCTGTTTTGCCACAGAATGTCTTCTAAATGGCTTTACTTGCACTTTAGCACAAGGCTTTAATCCTTGCTTTAATCTGGCATGTACTGTGAACTCCTACACAAAATTCTTTTACTAGAAACTCCGCTAACCTCTTTACATGATAAAGCTGCTAGGCTCTGCCATATAATATCCATAGAAGCCTGGATACTTCATTAAGGGTTATAGCCTGTCAAGAGTGAATTCAGAGTTGTCTTCCTCCCTTTTTATATCTTCTTCATCCTCACCTGTGTGACATCCTTCCTCAATCACACACTCTTCTAACTACCATGGTCTTTGACGTGCTGACATCCATCTTATGATGCCCCTTGACTCAAAAGCCGTAGATATAAACCAGCTGCAGCAGATAATGCGCCTGACGGGGACGCCCCCAGCCTCCCTCATAAGCAGGATGCCCAGCCATGAGGTGAGACCTGAACCCCTGCTCTTCCCCATCCAACACAAGGGGGCCGAGTTTCAGCCATCCACCATCCGATGTACATCCCTCCTGACATTAGGATAGACGTTCGCCATTAAGACCTGGTGTATTGTTTACAAATGTTTCCAGCCAGCTCTTATTAGCATTTTCTGTGAATTGTCATCTGCTCTCATTTCACTCATTCTGTTTCCTTCCTGACTCACTGTGCTTGTCACATCAAGGCTTCCTTGGGTGCTTTGCCACTGCAGTGTGTTCTGATGAGCTGTGTGCAGTCTTTATAACAAATCTGTATGAAAACTCATACCATAATTTTGAATGCATGTAATGAGTTGTATTGAAAGTAACAGTGATTGAAGCATTATCTCCTAGAACAATGTGCAGTAATATTTATTCTTTAGTAAATCTATTATAAGAGCATTACCTAGTGTAGTAGTTTGCAACTGTTGTTTGATACattcttttaacatttttgtctattttgtccCAAAGGCGAGAAACTACATAAACTCACTTGCCCACATGCCCAAGAGGAACTTTGCTGATGTTTTTATTGGTGCCAACCCACTTGGTGAGTTTTAGAATAAGTCCATGAGTCAACACTTTTGGCTCAATGAGTCCATCTAGtggcataaaaaaaatacatatgtatatatatttttcctttttttttttttttttttttttactttttgctgTTTTGCTCCAATGTGATTTGTGaatttaaaatgtcattttccagCCCTAGAAATCTAATAAAGTAAGAAAAGTAATCTAGAGGCTATTAGACAAAGACATTGAGAAATTTcagaattaagaaaatgaaggCATAAACCTGATGATCGCACTGTCATCATTTGATATTTTTAGTTCATGAGGATATACCTAGAATCATGGTGCTCTATTTTCATTTAGCATTTCCATTACATTTCAACAATTTCTTTTTGGTAAATTAGCTCATGCAGAGTGCACAGTTTTGTGCCAAGTAGTTTCTGTCTCATCCATCTAATCTATCCTTTTTTATGTATCTGTCCCAtctatgtttttttaatatattctaattcatgttgtttttttttttttccttaagcgGTGGACTTGCTGGAGAAAATGCTGGTACTGGACACAGACAAACGGATCACAGCGTCTGAGGCCCTGGCCCACCCATACTTTGCCCAGTACCATGATCCAGATGACGAGCCTGAAGCAGAGCCTTATGACCAGAGCTTCGAAAGCCGTGAGCTGGAAATCGAGGAGTGGAAGAGTAAGCTGGAACAGTGTTATGCCTAACAATGAGAGCTGGATTGAAATAGGGTGTGTATGTTTTGCATGTAGTAGATTGTAAATACCCCTTTTTCTTGTTTCTCAGGGTTAACCTACGAAGAAGTACTCAGCTTTGTGCCACCATCGTTGGACGGAGATGAAATGGAATCTTGAGGAAGAAGCAACTTCTCCATCTTTTgttttccaaaacaaaaaaaaacactcttcaAGGACTATCAGTCTCATTTGACTATCCATCACTCTCCTCACAACCATGACATTCAAGTGCCTGCGGTCATTCATCTCTAGGGGATGTTGCGATATCGGGGATAAAACGTCATCTTGTTCATCCCCTTCTCCCGTTGCTGTTTTTGTTTCCTTGCATCCCATTGTGCTGAGACTTAAGACTTAAATTCTCCTTTTACTTTTAGTGGGTTTTGACCTCAGACATTTATTGTTAATAGTGTCCCCTGTTTGACTCAAATTTAGGAATTACATTTCAGTATCAGAACTATGTAAATATCAGAGCCAACAGTATTTGTACATAAGTACTAAAAGCAAAAGTTACCTTATTTGTTTAACAGCTGAGACATACTTCAGCAGATCCCTTTCACAGTATCAAGTATATTGCTAGAATTTAGcccaaaattatatataaaaagagCAGTTACTTGTAATACGATACAAGTATGTCAAGAATAGACTTATATATTAACCTCTTAATGTCACAGATCCAGGCCatcgtattttttatttttttctatcccCCTTTTTTGTAGACATGGCTCATGTAGCCATTAACTCATTACATATTATTTAGTTTTCACACCTTCCGTTAGCACTTAAATTGTGTAATTTAAGAGGAATGTTTTTTTCACAGTCACCATTATAACATTACCATTTTAGCATGAAAAAGCCAGATTTAGACTTATTCATTTTGGAAAATGTTTATTTTCCATCACGACATCAAGTGACAATGTACTTCAATCATTATACATTTATAAAACACggtaatattaatgtttattgaATGTTGGGGCACAAGGCAGCCCTGTATTTATGAtcttttgttatttgtttgtatATCAATGTAAAAGAGAATATTATTTGTCAGAATTTAAGGgtctttttattatttatggaGAGCTTAATGTATCAGAAACCAAATGTATCATCAATAATTTCATCTGTCAGTTGAGCCGTGGTGACTGCAGTTACAGCTTGTGTATTGGAGCCAGAAGAGGTCATGGCCAAAAATTTGTTTTATAAACTTCACAGGTTGCAGTTGTTTCAATTTAGTATTTCTGGGCTTCTATGGGTTTTGAGTTGGAAACTATtgttatacatttatttattactttattttgttCCCTTAGGTACTATCCCCAGAAATTATACCACCTTCAAAAATTTCAGCTGAAAATATCCAGCATTTAAAGCAAATTGTGTTACGAGTGCATCAAATGATTTTGTATCGACCAACAACCACTAAACCATAGACTCCTGGTCCAGAAATGCGCATGTATTGATTAAATGTTTAGGTAGATTCCTAAAAATCACTTTTACAAGTGGCATACAAGCTATATCCACAGTTGCTCTGGCTAATGTCAACCAAACACCAGTGTCTTCACAGTTTCACAACAACTGCTTGTTTTCATGTAGTGCTTTTTCTAATATATTACTTTATTCTTTGCGTGTTAAATCAAGATTCAATGTTCTTCTGTGATTCTGTAaactgattgttttttgtttttttttttagtaaggtTAGAACCATGTTTGTCATCCTTTAAATAATTTAGTAAGGCACATTTTTGTGGGAAAGTGTGTATGTTTACTCACTGGATGCTGAAGGGCAATGCTGAAGacttatttgtcattttaaaacaaCTGCATCAGTTATAGAGGATCTTGTTCATATCCCAATGTTTATAGTTAATTTGATTATTGGTTATGCTTTATTTGACTGAGATGTGTTCATATCTTTTTACTGTGTTATTTACCACATGTACCAAGACAGCAGGCCACGCCACCTGTAAATACCACCATTAGAAAATAAAGGCTACTATTTTTCAAAACTACAGCAGTGTACAGTGTTATGATGCGTTTACATGTCTGTAGGCTGCCACAGGACTAAACTGCAGTTGCCAGTAGGTGGCAGCATAAGACGTCATGTGAGAAGAGCTACAGACTAAGTGACTAAATCTGCAAGGAAAAAGAGAAGGCAGGACATAAAAAGAACTGAAGGCATTTACAGTTAAAgcttaaattaagaaaaataatagtTGAAATTCAGGCATTCTTTCTGTGCCTCaaaaatactgggaaaaaaaacaaacaaaaaaaaaacaggttagcAGGACCAGTCTACCCATATTGTGTTCAGGTAGAGCTGAAAATTATAAattaaaaatcacaaaacaagAGGGGGGGCATAGTAAGCTCGGGTCTAGGGTGTCTCCTCCAATTCAGGATAATTTAGTGCATTCTAGTGACATGTTTTGCACCAGTTTGTCTTTACTGCATTACTTTGTGGTCTAAAAGTCTTCATATGTAAAGAACATACACAGTTCAAGTGTCAagagacatttaaaaacacagcAGAATATAACACGTTAAGACATGGCTTTCTTGCTTTCAAAAATTTAGTCTCCTGTATACCAGCTTTTCTCATTTAACCCTCAGCTAACAAAGGCATGCTTGGATAAATAACCTCTTTAGGTCTAAGTTCCCTGACAAATGCCAAAGATTGTCAAAGACAGCACCCCTAGCAATTCTACAAAGAAGGAATCTACCCATGGAAACATAGattggccggatttggcccctgggccgcatgtttgacacctgtggtttagagtctATTGGAGCttatatagaaaaataaatttattttgacaaataaaCTTTTTTACTACATTTGTCAGAGAACTTTTTGACCCTCCCACATATTTACATCCATGATAGCTTaatcaatttttaattaattccTAAATTTGTAATTTATTAGTCAATATATGTTTTAACTGTTAAAGCCTCTATGTATATAATTCTATAACAAAAGATTCAGTGTGAATGAGTTCATAACTCATATTTGGTAAAAGGACAAACAGTGCTGAAGCTAAGATCCCGTTAGACACATTGGTGTGTGTATGAGTAACTTTAAGTCCTCTGCTTCTTTCGTGCTTTTACTGGGCGTGACTACTGCACATGTTAAGTATAGATGGGGAGGAAGCCCCTGATCCCCTCTGAAATCTACACCTATGGGTTTAAGTATATAAATGGATTATTATCCTTGGACTTTCTCCTGAGAGTTGCATTTGAACACGGCCGAGCTGCAGCTATTCAAACGCTAAAAAGAACACTGCTGTATCAAACTGGTAAATATTTTTGATTAGTTTTGCATTAGTTATAATATACCTCCATATACACTCCGCCTCCTTCAGCTCACACCACTATGTAGGTTCGCCTGTGGTAGTTCAGAGATCCGACATTTTCACCAGTCCTTGAACGCGGCTTATCTGTTGACTGGTTAACAGCATGGAAAGAAAAGGTAACGTTGCTAACAACTATAAAATCCTTTTTACACTCAGTAGATATAAGGTACACAGTTCTCTCCTGGACAGTTACTTGACCCATGTATTCTCATAACGGGCAGTTATAATTAATGTTTTAACTGTAAAAGTTACAGTTTATGAAAAGTAAAAGTGGACCATGCGcttttctgtgtgtatgtgtgtaacgtATGCTAGCTATAGCCCGACTAGCATTTCAGATAAGTATCCGCCAAAACTTTTATTATTAACGTAGCGTAaaagaaataagtaaataaataaataagcaccaCTTGTTCCGGAGTGTTAACAGATTTACTGAGCAAACTACGAGTGATATTCGCAGTGAAGACCAGCAAGTCAGTATTAGCAGCTAACTTAAAATACTCTTTCACATGAAGCCACTCAATGCTAAGGCCGGTTTATTGACTAGCCTCCTATAGATGCTAATACGACTTCATTTTACACCTGCAACTCGGGCTACATTAGATAGTTTATCTCTGAAATCACAACTTATTTACACCTGCTTCACCAACAACACTGTTCAGTTTTACAAAAGAAATAAACATTTGACGACATTTAGGGTGTGTTACACTTtgatgttttttctctgttttctagtACTCGTAATGCAAGCAAGGAAGAAGAGGACAAGGCCGAGAAAACCTGGCAAAAAGTAAGTCAAGAGGCAATAGAAAATAAGAAACCTTTTTTAATTactgatttgtaaaaaaaaaaaaaaaaaaaaaaaaaaaatgccccacCTGCAACTGAAGATGGTGAAAATGGCTTTGGTGGAAGCAGCTCTACAGGTTTACTTGTGATACAAAATGAAACAATTATCTGTAGGATGTATATGTAAAAAGCAACCACACAACACAGATCTTCAAGTGAGTTAATTCTGACTTATCCTCCTGATGTTAGGGGCCTTTATGATCATTTAAATACAGGACAATAATAGCAAAGGGATCACAGTGTATAGTTACAACACCTGTAAACCATCTATTTGCATTCTATGCTGTTACAACATGAACCCTGGTCAAAACAGTACAGCATCCCTCTCATCCAACCCACTGTGTGATATAAAAAATTTGCTTGTGCTGACTACTGATTTCACAAACAGctttgaataaatgaaaataatcagCCTAACATAAACCCATTGTGGTTTATGTCCCAAAGTCAACTGCTTGTTCCACTTACAGATATTTGATTACAAATATGCAGATTATGAAGTGATATTGTATTACGAGAGTAGAAATTCTCATCCATTTTAATTCTGGTCTCCTCGTTTGTcctcttcatttatttttaatttccatTTATTTTCCATTGTCATCTACGATGcgtatcacaattttttttaagaattagGGAAGTAAGATTATTAATAGATAAATgtcatccaaaaaaatcattacaATCTTATAATTTCTCCATCCTCATTTTTTACATTGTGTTTTACTAATTAGATATACTAAATATATGCAGTACAGATATTATTTAGTGATGAATCATTAGTCAGTTCTTCTTTTCCTCTCCCAGCCTTTCAAGCAATGTCAAAATATGACCTCAGTTGAATTTTGTTTTAGATAACTGCAGTGCACAGCAGCCTCCTCGTATCCTAAATTAATAAGAGTTACAAGGTTAATCTCTGCTCATGCAGTTTCTCCTGTTTCAGTAATGTAGCAAAGGGATTTGTCAAAAATGGCAATGAACAGTCACAACATTTTCATTTGAATATGATGAACAGTGCTTATCCTCCTTTCCATTAAATACTCCTGTTATCATAATTTTCCGTGGCACTGTTTTCAGGTAACCAACTGTGAAGGTTTAGCTGTGCAGCATTTTTCAGAGGGGTATTCATTATTTCTGCCAATTACCACCACATAACTGGCAGCTATGCAAGTACAGTGTAACTCCTCAGTcctttccatctctctctcttgcACTCATCATGCTCCTTCCCTCCCACTTGTGTCAGTCGCTCTGTTGTGGCTGCTGTGCAGAGAGGATGCAGCAGCCACTGTTCAGTGCAAGAGCcaggggagaggagaggatagAACAGGAGAGCTCAGAGCAGGTCACAGCAGATTTGAGCTTCCTTTAATGTGCATACAGCCTTTTTTAGCGATTAGTTAATATTACTCTGGTGTAATATAGTTTTAATCTAGTGTCCCATGGGTCATGTGGCTTCTGGATTGGATCTTCTCCATCAACACAGCTGTGGTGAAACTAGCCAGCGGTCTTACATGCAAGTGAGTAAGACAGTAAGGCTGTTTGTGTGAGAGACAGAGATGTAAAGTAAGAGCTTAGTCATATGTGTCCTTGTTGTGATTGTGGGAGTTTTTCAGGCTAGTAGTGTTATAATATGTCTCTGCCAGTCTGCACAAGTGATGGACTGATTCATAGATTATTAAGAAGTGGATAAGTTACTGTTTTTTGCTTTAAAAGACTACTTGCTTGTGTGTTTTGCTCATTACGTACAAGTTCAAAAACACAGCACTGATAATTTCCCTGGTGGGTTTTGCTGCCATCTTATTGTTCAAACCTTGATGTAACTTTcaattttcaatgttttttttttcttttgttttcgtATGTTCCAGTGCCTCAGATGTAATTGGTAGGAGTAAAGGTTTGCACAGGGGACTGAACAGGGATAACAAGTATTGCAGAGTACCAGCACAAAGCCCTGCTTTCTGGCTTTCTGTTGTGTTTTGCTTTCATCTTTCTATGTCTCTGTATTCTCTCCAGCCATATCTGCAGTTTATTACATAACCCATCAAATCTTTTATCGTCTGTGGCCCAGTACAGCTCTGTATCTCTGTATTTTTCTCTCTTGCTCTTTGTCCTCATCTACTGCTAGCCTTCTTTACAAGTCAGTCAGTGGTAGAAATACATGAATATGTGTGTTGATTGCAGATGGCAGCCAGCTTCAGGTCATATAAACTgagtttttagctttttttggAAAGACATTTGTTTTGTGAACTGAAAGAACTGCAGTGGTCTCACTGGTGCTGTAGTTTAGTCAGCTCTGGTGTCCCATTTCTCTCCAAGGTATGCAaccttaataaataataaattacgaAACCACTGTTTTCATTTAGAAGCTATTGTATAAAATGAATCTGTGCGTTTAAAAAGTAAATGATATCACATGGAAATAAAGTCAACATCAGCTGATTTACAGGACCAAATAAAGAAGCACAACACAGACATTTGCAGCCTTTCAGCAAGTGTTGAATTGTTCGAGTGAAAGTGCTGCAGCACATTCATTTACACCTTCTGTGCATTGCACCCACAGCCTCTAAGTATAGTTACCCTGGGCTGCTGTTTAATTCTGCTGCCTAAGcactttgttgattttattttagggaaggggaggaggagaggatacaaaCTTTGGCCATATTCCATCCCACAGAGCTCCTGCCTTTTGTCTCATTTATGTAGCTGTAGAGATGTCTGAATGGATAAAACGTTACATCACAGAGAAACCAGAAGACACTGTACACACTGTCGTATGAGATCTGTGTGTAGCAGAGATGGTGATTCTGATTGATTGTGGTTTTGTATCAGATTTCAGGCCTCACTGGCACAATCACTGTAGTGCATAGGTGTTGTCCCATGGGGAAATGTGGTTTAGGCCACAGTTAAACTCAACATTCATTATACTCTTCACATACAAAAGACATGTGGCACCGTGTTATAAAATGCATTAGTTATAAATGTTCAACTACATTTCACAAAGAAAGATAAGAATTGTGTTAAAAAATTAAGGACAATACACTTCTaaagtctttttctttttttcactaactgtaaaatgaaattcaCATCCCACAGGGTCTTAATAGTCTTATTATGACATTTCACATGAGGAGTTAGGTTGTGGTCCCCTGAAGAAAGcaattcatttcactgttttttattATACAAAACAGGCAAAGCAGCTTTGAAATGATAGTTTGACATGTCCTAGTGGAAAAACAC encodes the following:
- the mapk14b gene encoding mitogen-activated protein kinase 14B isoform X2 is translated as MSQKERPTFYRQELNKTVWEVPERYQNLSPVGSGAYGSVCSAYDVKTGLKIAVKKLSRPFQSIIHAKRTYRELRLLKHMKHENVIGLLDVFTPATSLEEFNDVYLVTHLMGADLNNIVKCQKLTDDHVQFLIYQILRGLKYIHSADIIHRDLKPSNLAVNEDCELKILDFGLARHTDDEMTGYVATRWYRAPEIMLNWMHYNMTVDIWSVGCIMAELLTGRTLFPGTDHIDQLKLIMMLVGTPGPELLMKISSESARNYINSLAHMPKRNFADVFIGANPLAVDLLEKMLVLDTDKRITASEALAHPYFAQYHDPDDEPEAEPYDQSFESRELEIEEWKRLTYEEVLSFVPPSLDGDEMES
- the mapk14b gene encoding mitogen-activated protein kinase 14B isoform X1 — encoded protein: MSQKERPTFYRQELNKTVWEVPERYQNLSPVGSGAYGSVCSAYDVKTGLKIAVKKLSRPFQSIIHAKRTYRELRLLKHMKHENVIGLLDVFTPATSLEEFNDVYLVTHLMGADLNNIVKCQKLTDDHVQFLIYQILRGLKYIHSADIIHRDLKPSNLAVNEDCELKILDFGLARHTDDEMTGYVATRWYRAPEIMLNWMHYNMTVDIWSVGCIMAELLTGRTLFPGTDHINQLQQIMRLTGTPPASLISRMPSHEARNYINSLAHMPKRNFADVFIGANPLAVDLLEKMLVLDTDKRITASEALAHPYFAQYHDPDDEPEAEPYDQSFESRELEIEEWKRLTYEEVLSFVPPSLDGDEMES